One genomic region from Onychostoma macrolepis isolate SWU-2019 chromosome 23, ASM1243209v1, whole genome shotgun sequence encodes:
- the LOC131531659 gene encoding uncharacterized protein LOC131531659 isoform X2 yields MITPDTMSIEAREVRLEVYLNGAFYSDDSYFALDDKDVQLEFEITDAIYDLLGCSASQDVDVKLKVVTDDRVSITYCSPGEMRLQLEVDENEEISVCEVKDLQLKMNRNDSISELKSPTLVSKDLSDPAGASGEEANDQGGLDAEENRPAESTAGWMFEKISAIFQTNALNAVGEPEVDLIDPKESQCVPDPSAPESELEMDPVNTEQLCITEPKVDLVDPEELCAQAPSVPEPEAEVTSELSRLENCILLNMFQLEDSLMECTLPKTPVTEVWPRVFIGNEEMARDRDKLKEMGITHILNAAEPKKNLKFLLGMANEKDLLGTVNTGSRYYRGLHITYCGLPSSYRRCFDISKYFMPAAKFIHKALRSPTSKVLIHCTQGLSHSATLFLAYLMICHDMMVEEAFDDVIKKQRHEGNNRQDCGKQEEE; encoded by the exons ATGATAACACCAGACACAATGTCTATAGAGGCGAGAGAGGTGCGTCTGGAGGTTTACCTCAACGGCGCCTTCTACTCCGACGACAGTTACTTTGCATTAGATGATAAAGATGTGCAGCTGGAGTTTGAGATCACCGATGCCATCTACGACCTTCTCGGCTGCAGCGCATCTCAAGACGTAGATGTGAAGCTGAAGGTTGTAACGGACGATCGGGTCTCCATCACTTACTGCAGTCCAGGAGAGATGCGCCTGCAGCTGGAGGTTGACGAGAATGAGGAGATCTCAGTCTGTGAAGTCAAAGATTTGCAACTGAAGATGAACAGGAACGACAgcatctcagagctgaagagcCCTACGCTGGTGTCTAAAGACCTGAGCGACCCAGCAGGAGCTTCAGGAGAAGAAGCCAATGATCAGGGTGGCCTGGATGCTGAGGAGAACCGCCCAGCAG aaagcACTGCTGGGTGGATGTTCGAGAAAATTAGTGCAATATTCCAGACAAACGCACTGAATGCTGTTGGGGAACCTGAAGTGGATCTGATTGATCCAAAGGAATCCCAGTGTGTCCCAGATCCAAGTGCTCCCGAGTCAGAACTTGAAATGGATCCGGTCAATACAGAGCAATTGTGTATCACTGAACCTAAAGTGGATCTGGTTGATCCAGAGGAATTGTGTGCACAAGCTCCAAGCGTTCCTGAGCCAGAAGCTGAAGTCACATCAGAGCTTTCAAGGTTGGAAAACTGCATCCTTCTAAACATGTTCCAGCTGGAGGATTCTTTGATGGAATGTACACTGCCCAAGACTCCTGTCACTGAGGTCTGGCCCAGGGTCTTCATTGGAAATGA AGAGATGGCAAGGGACCGAGATAAACTGAAGGAGATGGGAATTACACACATCCTAAATGCTGCAGAACCAAAGAAGAACCTGAAGTTCTTGTTGGGAATGGCAAACGAGAAAGACCTTCTTGGAACGGTCAATACAGGGTCCAGATATTACAGAGGCTTGCACATCACTTACTGTGGCTTGCCTTCATCTTACAGACGCTGTTTTGACATCAGCAAGTACTTCATGCCAGCTGCCAAATTCATTCACAAGGCCTTGAGGAGCCCAACGA GTAAGGTGTTGATTCACTGCACACAGGGCCTCAGCCACTCGGCGACTCTGTTTCTGGCGTATCTGATGATCTGCCATGACATGATGGTGGAAGAGGCCTTTGATGACGTCATAAAG aaacaGCGACATGAAGGGAACAACAGACAGGATTGTGGAAAACAGGAAGAGGAATGA
- the LOC131531679 gene encoding complement factor I-like, which translates to MRAVFFFMCLLFQTALNHPRVSDEDFLGPAQCLDQKYTRWSCSKVFCPPWRRCIAGQCVCKIPYKCPRQKISACTLDGSEYFSMCQANAISCRTKTPIFSHFSESCKAEDKVETSISDSNDVVEIKTNLGKMPVCGKGWNMAAANVVCRNVKGVDRGAEAASNITYESLDEDTEWSDQCMRVRCTGSELSLAECTIYNPEPITKTGVAALKCYKEPSGECMNFLCANGKYLINGKPCDGVDDCGDNSDEMCCQKCRGKAFHCKSGVCIPQHAVKDGIRDCLGGEDELDVYSHDFKFEIIQIITHLHVVPEIREIRSSAESQLQCGVPNMEYVYKKDNHYSRRKRSAGWEETLPTQIQWQVAVQDEGLFRCGGAYLGGCWVLTAANCVRPKPKSFRIHLSLWKKNRKQSTTEIVPVKNILIHHEYNPQTYANDIALVQLEEMVYSDKCMQDNPVVRAVCVPWSTQQFQPNDTCTISGWGKEATLKWANVTLVDNCENYYKDRFLPGMECAGDLEGKVDSCQGDSGGPLVCTDGSGLSYVWGIVSWGNKCSEPNHPGVYTKVAHYFDWIRSNTGWPAVTKFNQ; encoded by the exons ATGAgggctgtttttttcttcatgtgtCTTCTCTTCCAGACCGCT CTCAATCACCCAAGAGTATCTGATGAGGATTTCTTGGGTCCGGCCCAATGTCTGGATCAGAAATACACTCGGTGGTCCTGCTCTAAAGTGTTCTGTCCTCCATGGAGGCGATGCATCGCAGGACAGTGTGTCTGTAAGATACCGTACAAATGTCCGCGGCAGAAAATAAGCGCTTGTACGCTGGACGGATCTGAATATTTCTCCATGTGTCAGGCCAATGCAATCTCCTGCAGAACCAAGACGCCCATTTTCTCACACTTCAGCGAATCCTGCAAAG CGGAAGATAAGGTGGAAACGTCGATCTCTGACTCTAATGATGTGGTGGAGATAAAAACTAATTTGGGAAAAATGCCGGTATGTGGCAAAGGCTGGAATATGGCTGCAGCAAATGTCGTTTGCCGAAACGTTAAGGGAGTCGACAg AGGAGCAGAGGCAGCGTCTAACATCACATACGAGTCTCTTGATGAAGATACTGAATGGTCAGATCAGTGTATGAGGGTTCGCTGCACGGGATCTGAGCTCTCATTGGCTGAGTGTACGATCTATAATCCAGAGCCAATCACAAAAACTGGGGTGGCCGCTTTAAAGTGTTATAAGGAACCTTCAG GTGAATGTATGAATTTCCTCTGTGCGAATGGGAAGTATTTAATCAACGGAAAACCCTGCGATGGTGTTGATGACTGTGGAGACAACAGCGACGAGATGTGCTGCCAAA AATGCAGAGGCAAGGCGTTCCACTGTAAATCGGGTGTCTGTATTCCCCAACACGCCGTCAAAGATGGAATCAGGGACTGTCTGGGAGGAGAAGATGAACTCGATG TGTATTCACATGATTTCAAGTTTGAAATCATACAGATAAtaactcaccttcatgttgttccagagATCAGAGAAATCCGCTCGTCTGCAGAGAGCCAGCTGCAGTGTGGCGTTCCCAATATGGAGTATGTGTACAAAAAGGACAATCACTATTCACGCAGGAAACGTTCAGCAGGATGGGAAGAGACCTTACCG ACTCAGATACAGTGGCAGGTGGCCGTTCAGGATGAAGGTTTGTTCCGCTGCGGAGGGGCGTATTTGGGCGGCTGCTGGGTTCTGACCGCCGCCAACTGCGTCAG GCCCAAACCGAAATCCTTCCGAATCCATTTGTCTCTCTGGAAGAAGAATCGCAAGCAGTCGACGACAGAGATCGTACCAGTGAAGAACATCCTCATCCATCATGAATATAACCCACAAACCTACGCCAACGACATCGCTTTGGTGCAGCTGGAGGAGATGGTTTATTCAGACAAGTGCATGCAGGACAATCCCGTGGTCCGAGCCGTCTGCGTTCCCTGGTCCACCCAACAGTTCCAGCCCAACGACACCTGCACCATCTCCGGCTGGGGCAAAG AAGCGACTCTGAAATGGGCAAATGTGACGCTTGTCGACAACTGCGAGAATTACTACAAGGACCGTTTCCTCCCTGGAATGGAGTGTGCAG GTGACCTGGAGGGGAAGGTGGACTCGTGTCAGGGTGACTCCGGAGGGCCGCTGGTGTGCACAGACGGATCTGGTTTGTCGTATGTGTGGGGAATAGTGAGCTGGGGAAATAAATGCAGCGAACCCAATCATCCTGGCGTCTACACTAAAGTGGCGCATTACTTCGACTGGATCCGCTCCAACACAGGCTGGCCGGCCGTTACCAAATTTAACCAGTAA
- the LOC131531659 gene encoding uncharacterized protein LOC131531659 isoform X1 → MITPDTMSIEAREVRLEVYLNGAFYSDDSYFALDDKDVQLEFEITDAIYDLLGCSASQDVDVKLKVVTDDRVSITYCSPGEMRLQLEVDENEEISVCEVKDLQLKMNRNDSISELKSPTLVSKDLSDPAGASGEEANDQGGLDAEENRPAESTAGWMFEKISAIFQTNALNAVGEPEVDLIDPKESQCVPDPSAPESELEMDPVNTEQLCITEPKVDLVDPEELCAQAPSVPEPEAEVTSELSRLENCILLNMFQLEDSLMECTLPKTPVTEVWPRVFIGNEEMARDRDKLKEMGITHILNAAEPKKNLKFLLGMANEKDLLGTVNTGSRYYRGLHITYCGLPSSYRRCFDISKYFMPAAKFIHKALRSPTSKVLIHCTQGLSHSATLFLAYLMICHDMMVEEAFDDVIKVRCIRPYFGHLRQLAFLNADLVQQRNLKLQGQKTGRKMKNGR, encoded by the exons ATGATAACACCAGACACAATGTCTATAGAGGCGAGAGAGGTGCGTCTGGAGGTTTACCTCAACGGCGCCTTCTACTCCGACGACAGTTACTTTGCATTAGATGATAAAGATGTGCAGCTGGAGTTTGAGATCACCGATGCCATCTACGACCTTCTCGGCTGCAGCGCATCTCAAGACGTAGATGTGAAGCTGAAGGTTGTAACGGACGATCGGGTCTCCATCACTTACTGCAGTCCAGGAGAGATGCGCCTGCAGCTGGAGGTTGACGAGAATGAGGAGATCTCAGTCTGTGAAGTCAAAGATTTGCAACTGAAGATGAACAGGAACGACAgcatctcagagctgaagagcCCTACGCTGGTGTCTAAAGACCTGAGCGACCCAGCAGGAGCTTCAGGAGAAGAAGCCAATGATCAGGGTGGCCTGGATGCTGAGGAGAACCGCCCAGCAG aaagcACTGCTGGGTGGATGTTCGAGAAAATTAGTGCAATATTCCAGACAAACGCACTGAATGCTGTTGGGGAACCTGAAGTGGATCTGATTGATCCAAAGGAATCCCAGTGTGTCCCAGATCCAAGTGCTCCCGAGTCAGAACTTGAAATGGATCCGGTCAATACAGAGCAATTGTGTATCACTGAACCTAAAGTGGATCTGGTTGATCCAGAGGAATTGTGTGCACAAGCTCCAAGCGTTCCTGAGCCAGAAGCTGAAGTCACATCAGAGCTTTCAAGGTTGGAAAACTGCATCCTTCTAAACATGTTCCAGCTGGAGGATTCTTTGATGGAATGTACACTGCCCAAGACTCCTGTCACTGAGGTCTGGCCCAGGGTCTTCATTGGAAATGA AGAGATGGCAAGGGACCGAGATAAACTGAAGGAGATGGGAATTACACACATCCTAAATGCTGCAGAACCAAAGAAGAACCTGAAGTTCTTGTTGGGAATGGCAAACGAGAAAGACCTTCTTGGAACGGTCAATACAGGGTCCAGATATTACAGAGGCTTGCACATCACTTACTGTGGCTTGCCTTCATCTTACAGACGCTGTTTTGACATCAGCAAGTACTTCATGCCAGCTGCCAAATTCATTCACAAGGCCTTGAGGAGCCCAACGA GTAAGGTGTTGATTCACTGCACACAGGGCCTCAGCCACTCGGCGACTCTGTTTCTGGCGTATCTGATGATCTGCCATGACATGATGGTGGAAGAGGCCTTTGATGACGTCATAAAGGTGAGATGCATCAGGCCCTATTTTGGCCATCTGAGGCAGCTGGCGTTCCTCAATGCCGACCTTGTGCAGCAGCGAAACCTAAAGCTGCAGGGCCAAAAAACAGGCAGAAAGATGAAAAATGGcagataa